The Colletotrichum higginsianum IMI 349063 chromosome 2, whole genome shotgun sequence genome has a segment encoding these proteins:
- a CDS encoding Cellulose-growth-specific protein: MKSTIASLLGSAALVAAHGFVDNGLIGGENYTFYQPYQDPYSSPAPERISRPIQGNGPVEDVTSIDIQCGGYTAGGIEGSTPAKLVAKAAAGEEVTLNWTLWPESHVGPTITYMAKCPSDDCTSWQPGTEAVWFKVQEEGREGTSNTWGATSLMKAGNSGVKYTIPECIAPGQYLVRHEIIALHAAYAYPGAQFYPGCHQLEVTGSGSTSPSDLVAFPGAYKPADAGITYDPYKASEYTIPGPALFSCSGSGSGSGSAPAPSAAPSAAPASTAAPAATSAPASSVVSAATPSQTAVAEDDEEEDCPAEAPSATVSAAATVPTLSAEEDDEYDCPAESEAPAATTTAAPVATPTQAADEEEDDCPAESEAPVATPVPTQTAEDEEDDCPAESEAPVATPTPTQAADEEEDDCPAETPSATAVAKRMALHERRLA; the protein is encoded by the coding sequence ATGAAGTCCACTATCGCCTCCCTTCTTGGATCCGCAGCCCTGGTGGCTGCTCACGGTTTCGTCGACAATGGTCTGATCGGCGGTGAGAACTACACCTTCTACCAGCCCTACCAAGACCCTTACTCCAGCCCTGCCCCCGAGCGCATCTCCCGTCCCATCCAGGGCAACGGCCCCGTTGAGGACGTCACCAGCATCGACATCCAGTGCGGTGGCTacaccgccggcggcatcgagggcTCCACGCCCGCCAAgctcgtcgccaaggccgccgccggcgaggaggtcaCCCTCAACTGGACCCTCTGGCCCGAGTCCCACGTCGGCCCGACCATCACCTACATGGCCAAGTGCCCCAGCGACGACTGCACCTCGTGGCAGCCGGGCACCGAGGCCGTCTGGTTCAAGGTCCAGGAGGAGGGCCGTGAGGGCACCTCCAACACCTGGGGTGCCACCTCCCTCATGAAGGCCGGCAACTCCGGTGTCAAGTACACCATCCCCGAGTGCATTGCCCCCGGCCAGTacctcgtccgccacgaGATCATTGCCCTCCACGCCGCCTACGCCTACCCCGGCGCCCAGTTCTACCCCGGCTGCCATCAGCTCGAGGTtaccggctccggcagcacCAGCCCCTCCGACCTGGTTGCCTTCCCCGGTGCCTACaagcccgccgacgccggcatcaCCTACGACCCCTACAAGGCCTCCGAGTACACCATCCCCGGCCctgccctcttctcctgctctggctccggctccggctccggctctgCCCCCGCGCCCTCTGCTGCTCCCTCTGCTGCCCCTGCCTCCACCGCTGCCCCTGCTGCCACCTCTGCTCCCGCCAGCTCCGTCGTCTCTGCCGCTACCCCCAGCCAGACTGCCGTCGctgaggacgatgaggaggaggactgCCCTGCCGAAGCCCCCTCCGCCACCgtctctgccgccgccaccgtcccTACTCTgagcgccgaggaggacgatgagtACGACTGCCCCGCCGAGTCTGAGGCCCCcgctgccaccaccaccgctgCCCCCGTTGCTACCCCTACCCAGgctgccgacgaggaggaggacgactgCCCTGCTGAGTCTGAGGCCCCGGTCGCCACTCCCGTCCCTACCCAGaccgccgaggatgaggaggatgactGCCCTGCCGAGTCCGAGGCTCCCGTCGCCACCCCTACCCCCACCCAGGCCgctgacgaggaggaggatgactGCCCCGCCGAGACCCCCTCTGCCACCGCCGTTGCCAAGCGCATGGCCCTCCACGAGCGCCGCCTCGCATAA
- a CDS encoding Histidine acid phosphatase: MYYNTIALASLLAGTAVAETIHGVLVFSRHGDRTTKHYGAQSLTSLGAQQCFEVGSDYRSRYLESNSPHRILDISEDKYVPSQVYASAPDQAILLNTATSFLQGLYPPLVDLNAEIATSTLNNGSTSTSPLNGYQYVLLRGKNSNSPDTIWIKGDDGCPANAAAYKAFEASDEFRTRVAETKDFYAGFYDVLESVYDYRPENMTYENAYDIFDLVNVARIHNSTSLARNVTDEELLRLRALADSAEFGYNFNASQPDRSIHARTLTAGILAQLNQTVASEGKLKFSLLSGSYDTFLAFFGLADLIAVSDDFYGLPDYASTMAFELVSDDAAAFPADVDADLRVRFLFRNSTYGELTAFPLFGTGEETLSWPRFVGEMQERAISTVEEWCSACSSLVSFCAAYQDEAASSSSSSGGGGMSNAVAGVIGAAVTLGVVTIAGGIAFLLIKKRRSAPVVHIPVVSADKSSLRSGSNV, from the exons ATGTACTACAACACTATAGCTCTCGCGAGTTTGCTGGCCGGCACTGCAGTTGCCGAGACCATCCACGGAGTCCTGGTCTTCAGCCGGCATGGAGATA GGACAACCAAGCATTATGGAGCCCAGTCTCTGACCAGTCTTGGAGCGCAGCAATGCTTCGAGGTAGGTAGCGACTATCGAAGCCGCTATCTCGAGTCCAACTCGCCTCACCGTATCCTCGACATTTCCGAAGACAAGTACGTCCCATCTCAGGTCTATGCTAGTGCTCCGGACCAAGCCATTCTCCTGAACACGGCCACATCGTTCCTCCAAGGCCTCTACCCTCCCTTGGTCGACCTCAACGCCGAGATAGCGACGTCGACTCTCAACAACGGCAGCACAAGCACCAGCCCCCTCAACGGCTATCAGTACGTGCTTTTGCGCGGCAAGAACTCCAACTCCCCGGACACCATCTGGatcaagggcgacgacggatgCCCGGCCAACGCCGCAGCCTACAAGGCCTTCGAAGCCAGCGACGAGTTCCGGACCCGCGTCGCAGAAACCAAGGACTTTTACGCCGGCTTCTACGACGTGCTCGAGAGCGTCTACGACTACCGGCCCGAGAACATGACCTACGAGAACGCCTACGACatcttcgacctcgtcaacgtGGCGCGCATCCACAACAGCACCTCCCTGGCCCGCAACGTcacggacgaggagctcctccgtctccggGCGCTGGCCGACAGCGCCGAGTTCGGATACAACTTCAACGCCTCCCAGCCCGACCGGTCGATCCACGCCAGGACCCTCACCGCCGGCATCCTCGCCCAGCTGAACCAGACCGTTGCGTCCGAGGGCAAGCTCAAGTTCTCCCTCCTGTCGGGCAGCTACGACACGTTCCTCGCGTTCTTCGGCCTCGCGgacctcatcgccgtctcggACGACTTCTACGGACTGCCCGACTACGCCTCGACCATGGCGTTCGAGCTCGTcagcgacgacgccgcggcgttccccgccgacgtcgacgcggaCCTCCGCGTCCGGTTCCTCTTCCGGAACAGCACGTACGGTGAGCTGACGGCGTTCCCCCTTTTCGGCACGGGAGAGGAGACGCTCTCGTGGCCCCGTTTCGTCGGTGAGATGCAGGAGCGCGCCATCAGCACCGTCGAGGAGTGGTGCAGTGCCTGCTCCAGCCTCGTGTCCTTCTGCGCCGCCTACCAAGACGAGGCAGCCAGCTCAAGCTCCAGCAGCGGTGGAGGAGGCATGTCGAACGCGGTGGCTGGTGTCATTGGTGCTGCGGTCACGCTCGGTGTTGTTACCATCGCTGGCGGAATTGCCTTCCTGTTAATCAAGAAGCGTCGCTCGGCGCCTGTCGTTCATATTCCTGTCGTTTCGGCCGACAAGTCCAGCCTGCGCAGCGGAAGCAATGTCTGA
- a CDS encoding WD domain-containing protein: MDLSSTSTVPEPRSSNLNPDPSLDRNMTPSSPSHCQDDQASSTSAFSDYFKTTPTFTASATPSTTATSYSTTAYVDDDVTTANHPSRDSCDRRRPNDGDASKFPANMPTQLVGQTVTPFLREHIPGIYAPIGKPDIQNENSNNYNNSNGTNNSGHLSQTRDANSKFCYRHRPDAKCRRAADESKMVLIQSELDKLPSADQQAITHVWSLFSAAPAKHRDLMLQGIITQCCFPQLSTVSREVHEQLKIDFMAALPTEISYKVLGYLDTVSLCKAAQVSRRWRDLADDDVVWHRMCEQHIDRKCTKCGFGLPLLERKRLRDWNKQKELAEARSLQQAAPVEAVEQVDEVVTASSPNANKKRELVVLDDGRKRACLSDVGEPMAPKTGAEKERERLIRPWKSVYRDRFKVGFNWKYGRCHIKTFKGHDNGVTCLQFDDEILATGSYDAKIKIWNIVTGEEIRTLSGHTMGIRTLKFVGNKLFSGSLDHTVKVWNWQTGDCISTLRCHTEGVITVDFDGKFLASGSIDKSIKIFNFDSKETFCLRGHEDWVNHVRLDPGSQTLFSASDDCTVRLWDLRNKTCIKTFEGHMGQVQQILLMPEDFEPDEEALAGDDNASVNSGRSTTPTASANVASILGSSFGGSDSVTAEDDRTSFGCSFSSDPTRQLPPRYMLTAGLDNTVKVWNIHTGKCLRTMFGHVEGIWGLVGDTLRIVTGANDSMVKVWEPKSGKCERTFTGHSGPVTCVGLSDSRMASGSEDGEVRLYSFEADGPLLEECGTPA, encoded by the exons ATGGATCTCTCAAGCACGTCAACCGTCCCGGAGCCCCGGAGCTCGAACCTAAACCCAGACCCGTCTCTGGACAGGAACATGACCCCGTCGTCACCCAGTCACTGCCAGGACGACCAGGCCTCCTCGACTTCTGCCTTTTCCGATTACTTCAAAACCACACCGACCTTCACCGCTTCCGCTACCCCCTCGACCACAGCTACCTCCTACTCTACTACCGCCtatgtcgacgacgatgtgaCGACCGCGAACCATCCATCGAGAGATAGTTGCGATAGACGGAGACCCAACGACGGAGACGCCTCCAAGTTCCCCGCGAACATGCCCACCCAACTAGTCGGCCAGACCGTCACCCCCTTCCTCCGAGAACACATCCCCGGCATCTACGCACCCATCGGCAAACCCGACATCCAAAACGAGAACAGCAACAACTACAACAACAGTAACGGCACCAACAACAGCGGCCACCTCAGCCAGACTCGGGACGCCAACAGCAAGTTCTGCTACCGTCACCGTCCCGACGCAAAGTGTcgtcgcgccgccgacgagtcCAAGATGGTCTTGATCCAGAGC GAACTCGACAAGCTTCCCTCCGCCGACCAGCAAGCCATCACCCACGTCTGGtccctcttctccgccgcccccgccaaGCACCGCGATCTGATGCTCCAGGGCATCATCACACAATGCTGCTTCCCCCAATTATCCACCGTCTCTCGCGAAGTCCACGAGCAGCTCAAGATCGACTTCATGGCCGCCCTCCCGACTGAGATCTCATACAAGGTGCTGGGCTATCTCGATACCGTCTCCCTATGCAAGGCTGCCCAGGTCAGCAGGAGATGGCGTgatctcgccgacgacgacgttgtATGGCACCGCATGTGCGAGCAACACATCGACCGCAAGTGTACCAAGTGTGGATTCGGTCTTCCCCTCCTCGAGCGAAAACGGCTGCGAGACTGGAACAAGCAGAAGGAGCTTGCCGAAGCTAGGAGCCTCCAGCAGGCGGCGCccgtcgaggcggtcgagcaggtcgacgaggttgtGACGGCGTCTTCGCCCAACGCCAACAAGAAGAGAGAGCTCGTCGTGCTCGATGACGGAAGGAAACGAGCCTGCCTGAGCGATGTCGGCGAGCCGATGGCACCCAAGACGGGAGCCGAAAAGGAGCGGGAGCGCTTAATCAGGCCGTGGAAGAGCGTCTATCGCGACCGGTTCAAGGTCGGCTTCAACTGGAAGTACGGTCGATGCCACATCAAGACCTTCAAGGGCCACGACAACGGCGTGACCTGCCTGCAgttcgacgacgagatccttGCCACAGGGTCCTATGATGCCAAGATCAAGATCTGGAATATTGTAACAGGCGAGGAGATTCGCACTCTGAGCGGCCACACGATGGGCATCCGCACCCTTAAGTTTGTCGGCAACAAGCTCTTTAGCGGCAGCTTGGACCACACAGTAAAGGTATGGAACTGGCAGACGGGCGACTGCATCAGCACTCTCCGCTGCCACACGGAAGGTGTCATCACGGTTGATTTCGACGGGAAGTTCCTGGCTTCGGGCTCCATCGACAAGTCAATCAAGATCTTCAACTTTGACAGCAAGGAGACCTTCTGTCTCCGTGGCCACGAGGACTGGGTCAACCACGTACGGCTTGACCCCGGCTCGCAGACgctcttctcggcgtcggacGATTGCACCGTCCGCCTCTGGGACCTACGAAACAAGACATGCATCAAGACGTTCGAGGGCCATATGGGCCAGGTGCAGCAGATTCTGTTGATGCCGGAGGACTTTGAGCCGGACGAGGAGGCTCTTgcgggcgacgacaacgcctcGGTCAACAGCGGCCGCAGCACCACCCCGACTGCCTCGGCCAATGTGGCGTCCATTCTCGGCTCCTCTTTCGGCGGCAGCGACTCGGTCACGGCGGAGGACGACCGGACGTCGTTCGGCTGTTCCTTTTCTTCGGACCCCACCCGGCAGCTGCCGCCCCGCTACATGCTcaccgccggcctcgacaacACGGTCAAGGTGTGGAACATCCACACCGGCAAGTGTCTCCGCACCATGTTTGGCCACGTCGAGGGCATATGGGGCCTCGTGGGCGACACTTTGCGTATTGTCACGGGCGCCAACGACTCCATGGTCAAGGTATGGGAACCCAAAAGCGGCAAGTGCGAACGCACCTTTACCGGCCACTCTGGTCCCGTCACCTGTGTTGGCCTTAGTGACAGCCGCATGGCCAGCGGCAGTGAAGACGGCGAAGTGCGCCTCTACAGTTTCGAGGCAGATGGCCCCCTCCTCGAAGAGTGCGGCACTCCGGCGTAA
- a CDS encoding Succinate:fumarate antiporter — translation MASKVKQDGKTPTSAATNLIAGGGAGMMEALACHPLDTIKVRMQLSRRARQPGAPKRGFIRTGVEIVKKETPLGLYKGLGAVLTGIVPKMAIRFTSFEGYKQALADKQTGIVSGQATFMAGLAAGVTEAVAVVTPMEVIKIRLQAQHHSMADPLDIPKYRNAAHALYTVVKEEGFGALYRGVSLTALRQGSNQAVNFTAYSYFKEALKNYQPEFERTTLPGWQTTLIGLVSGAMGPLSNAPIDTIKTRLQKTPAEYGTSAWSRIAKISSDMFKQEGFHAFYKGITPRIMRVAPGQAVTFTVYEFLKEKLERSNLAFTGGNFEE, via the exons ATGGCGTCCAAGGTGAAGCAAGACGGCAagacgccgacctcggcggccaccAACCTCATTG CCGGAGGAGGCGCCGGTATGATGGAGGCGTTGGCATGCCATCCCCTTG ACACGATCAAGGTTCGGATGCAGCTGTCGCGGCGCGCGAGGCAGCCCGGCGCACCCAAGCGCGGCTTCATCCGCACGGGCGTCGAGATCGTCAAGAAGGAGACGCCTCTGGGCCTGTACAAGGgactcggcgccgtgctgACGGGCATCGTGCCCAAGATGGCCATCCGCTTCACGAGTTTCGAGGGGTACAAGCAGGCGTTGGCGGACAAGCAGACGGGCATCGTCAGCGGACAGGCGACGTTTATGG CCGGTCTCGCGGCGGGTGTCACGgaagccgtcgccgtcgtgaCGCCGATGGAGGTCATCAAGATCCGGCTCCAGGCGCAGCACCACAGCATGGCCGACCCCCTCGACATCCCCAAGTACCGCAACGCGGCGCACGCGCTCTACACGGTCGTCAAGGAGGAAGGGTTCGGGGCGCTGTACCGCGGCGTGTCGCTGACGGCGCTGCGGCAGGGCAGCAACCAGGCCGTCAACTTCACGGCCTACTCGTACTTCAAGGAGGCGCTCAAGAACTACCAGCCCGAGTTCGAGCGCACGACGCTGCCGGGCTGGCAGACGACGCTGATCGGGCTCGTCAGCGGCGCCATGGGGCCCCTGAGCAACGCGCCCATCGACACCATCAAGACGAGGCTGCAGAAGACGCCGGCCGAGTACGGCACGAGCGCGTGGAGTCGCATCGCCAAGATCTCGAGCGACATGTTCAA ACAAGAGGGCTTCCACGCCTTCTACAAGGGCATCACGCCGCGCATCATGCGTGTCGCGCCCGGCCAGGCCGTGACGTTTACCGTCTACGAGTTCCTCAAGGAGAAGCTTGAGAGGAGCAACCTGGCGTTTACCGGGGGCAACTTTGAGGAGTAA